The Salinirubellus salinus genome segment ATTGCCGCCGTCACTCGTGCACCCGGCCAGCGTCGCGGTCACGCCCGCGGCGCCGACTGCCTTCAGGTACGACCGCCGGTCGATGTCTCTGGATACCATACACCTCAGTACAAAAAGGGCGCGTTAGTAGTTTACCCTCCAGCCCGGAACCCCGGACGACCGTCTGGTTCAGTCGTCGCTCGGCGCTCTGCCGGACCGCACGACGGCCGGCCCCGAGCCTCGACGGACGGCCACGAGCGCCACGACCACGGCCACGAACGCGAGCACAGCGCCCGCGAGCATCAGCAGTTCGCCGGTCCCGCCGTAGGCCTGCCGTCCGACGACCAGCTCGGCGAACAGCAGCGCGGCGGCCCCACCTGCCAGCGACCGGACCCGTCCTGTCGAGGTGAGTGTGGTCGCCACGAGCGCGGCGTAGGCCGTCATCCCGACGGCGTAGAACCCGACCTGCACGAGCTCGCTGTAGACGAAGACGAGGCGAGGCGAGAGGGCGACGTAGACCGGGAACAGCACCGCGACGAGCAGGAGTGCGGTCTCGCGGCGCGAACGGAGGTCGACCACGGGGTCCCACGCCCACGTCGCCGCCGCGAACAGGAGCGTCAGGATGGTGAACGCCGTGACGAAGTGCGCGAGCAGGATGAGCAGTTCGTACTGCGTGACCGTGAGCGCCCCGAGGACGATCTGGGAGGGGAGGACGAGCGTCGCCCCGGCCAGCGCGTAGCGCACCTTCCGGTCGACGCCCTGCCGGAACGCCCGTATCGTCGTCCCGAGGACGACGAACCCGGTCACCATCGCCCAGAGGCGGTGGAACCACTCGACGAACGAGGGCCAGTTCGCCGGGAAGAGGCCGAACACCGCGCCGTCGCAGAGCGGCCACCGGCCCGCACAGGTCAGCCCCGCGCCGTCCGCGGCGGTGTAGACGCCGAGGAGGACGAGGACGAACGTCAGGCCAGCCGAGAGCCCGGCCAGTCGGCGTGTCAGTCGGTCCATACCCGCCCTCGGGACTGCGACGACAAATGTCGTTCGTTCGCGGAGACGGACCGGCGACCCGACCACGGTACAGCATACCTTTTTGATGGTTCGCACCGCCGTCGAGGCATGGGACTCGACGAGGACTCTCTCGACTATCACCGGCAGGAACCGCCGGGCAAACTGGAGATCTCGACAACGAAACCGACCAACACGCAGCGTGACCTCTCGCTCGCGTACTCGCCGGGCGTCGCCGCGCCGTGCCGCGAGATCCGCGACGATCCGGACGAGGCCTACTCCTACACCGCGAAGGGGAACATGGTGGGCGTCGTCTCGAACGGCACCGCCGTCCTCGGCCTCGGTGACATCGGCGCGCAGGCGTCCAAGCCCGTCATGGAGGGCAAGGGCGTCCTGTTCAAGCGCTTCGCCGACATCGACGTGTTCGACATCGAACTCGATCAGGACGACCCGGACGAGTTCATCCGGTCCGTAGCGGCGATGGAACCCACGTTCGGTGGCGTCAACCTCGAGGACATCAAGGCGCCGGAGTGCTTCCAGATCGAGGAGGAGCTCCGCGAGCAGATGGACATCCCCGTCTTCCACGACGACCAGCACGGGACCGCCATCATCTCCGGTGCCGCGCTGCTCAACGCCTGCGAGATAACGGGCAAGGACATCTCCGAACTCGACATCGTCTTCTCCGGGGCCGGCGCGAGCGCCCTCGCCACGGCCCGATTCTACGTCTCGCTCGGCGCGGACCGCGAACGCATCACGATGTGTGACTCCTCGGGCATCATCACGCAGGAACGTGCCGATGCGGGCGAGGTGAACGAGTACAAGCGCGAGTTCGCCACGGCCCGCGAGGGGGGCGACCTCGCGGACGCGATGACGGACGCCGACGTGTTCGTCGGCCTCTCTATCGGTGGACTCGTCGACGAGGCGATGGTCCAGTCGATGGCCGATGACCCCATCATCTTCGCGATGGCGAACCCCGACCCGGAAATCCCGTACCCGGACGCGAAGGCCGCCCGCGACGACACCGTCATCATGGCCACGGGGCGCTCGGACTACCCGAACCAGGTCAACAACGTCCTCGGGTTCCCGTTCATCTTCCGTGGGGCGCTGGACGTGCGTGCCACCGAGATCAACGAGGAGATGAAACGCGCCGCGGCGCAGGCGCTCGCCGACCTCGCCCGGCAGGACGTGCCCGACGCCGTCGTCAAGGCCTACGGCGACCAGCCGCTCCAGTTCGGCCCGGAGTACCTCATCCCCAAGCCGCTCGACCCGCGGGTCCTGTTCGAGGTGGCGCCCGCCGTCGCACAGGCCGCCGTCGACAGCGGCTGTGCCCGGAAGGAACTCGACGTGGAGCAGTACGTCGAGCGCCTCGAAGCGCGCCTCGGGAAGTCCCGCGAGATGATGCGGGTCGTCCTGAACAAGGCGAAGTCACAGCCCAAGCGCGTCGTCCTCGCCGAGGGCGACGACGAGAAGATGATCCGCGCGGCCTACCAGCTCGTCGAGCAGGGGATCGCCGAACCCGTCCTCATCGGCGACCGCGAGGAGATCTGGGAGACGAGTCAGGACCTCGGGCTCGACTTCGACCCCGAGGTCGTCGACCCCGAGGAGGGGAACCTCGACGCCTACGCCGAGCGGCTCTACGAACTCCGCCAGCGCAAGGGCGTGACCCGCCGCGAGGCCGACGAACTCGTCCAGGAGGGCAACTACCTCGGCAGCACGATGGTGGAGATGGGCGACGCCGACGCGATGCTCACCGGCCTGATGCACCACTACCCGTCGGCACTCCGCCCGCCGCTCCAGGTCATCGGCACCGAGGAGGACGTGGACTACGCCGCCGGTGTCTACATGCTGACGTTCAAGAACCAGGTCGTCTTCTGCGCGGACACCACGGTCAACCAGGCACCCGACGAGGAGGTGCTCTCCGAGGTGGCCAAGCAGACGGCCAAGCTCGCCCGGCGGTTCAACGTCGAACCCCGCGTGGCGATGCTCTCGTACTCGGACTTCGGGAGCGTGAACAACCCCGGCACGGCGAAGCCCCGCGACGCCGCCGAGATGCTCCGGGAGGACCCCGAGGTGGACTTCCCGGTCGACGGCGAGATGCAGGCCGACACGGCCGTCGTCGAGGAGATGCTCACCGGCGACTACAGTTTCAACGAACTCGAGGAACCCGCGAACGTCCTCGTGTTCCCCAACCTCGAAGCGGGGAACATCGCCTACAAACTGCTCCAGCGCCTCGGCGGCGCGGAGGCCATCGGCCCGATGCTCGTCGGGATGGACAAGCCCGTCCACGTCCTGCAGCGCGGCGACGAGGTGAAGGACATCGTGAATCTGGCGGGCGTGGCGGTGGTGGACGCGCAGGACGACTGACCTCTCTTTACTCCTCGGGCTTCCTCGCTCGCTGCGCTCGCTTCGGGGAGCCACTCGTCGCAAAAACGCGGAGAAAAACTGCGCCCCTCGCTACGCTCGGGGCGGGTGGTGAGCGGTCCGCAGGACCGCGAGTCTCGGCAGGCGAGTGATAACGAGTCTACCGGTGGACCTCGCTCGCTGACGCTCGCTCGGACAGGGGCGGCGACCGCACCGCACGCGTTTTCACTCGTGCGCCGGCGCGGCCTCCAGCAGTTCCCGCGCAGCCTCCCGGTCCACCGTCCCCGACGCCGTCCGCGGGAGTTCGTCGGTGAACACGACCGTCTTCGGCTTCTTGAACCCGGCCAGACGGCCGTCGAGGAACTCGAGGAGTTCGTCCTCCGCCACGTCGCCGACGACGAGCGCGGCGACCCGCTCGCCCCACTCCTCGTCCGGCAGGCCGAGGACGGCCGCGTCCGAGACCATCGGGTGGTTCCGGAGGACGTCGAGCACGTCGCCGGGGTCGACGTTCTCGCCGCCCGTGACGATGCGGTCGTCCGCCCGGTTGAGGACGAACAGGCGACCGTTCTCGTCGCGGTAGCCCACGTCGCCCGTCCGGAACCCGTGGGTGCAGAACGACTCACGGGTCGAGGCCACGTCGCCGTAGTACCCCGCGGTGACGGTCGGACCGGAGACGACGATCTCGCCCGTCTCGTCCGTCCCGACCGGCCGGTGGTCCTCGTCGACGATGGTCACGTCGGTGAACACGAGCGGGTTCCCGACCGTCCCGACTGCCTCGCGGGCCTCCCGCGGGGTCGCGGTGGCGATCTGCGAGGAGGTCTCGGTCATGCCGTAGGTGGGCGCGACGGGCACGTCGCGTTCGAGACAGTCCCGGAGGAGCGTGCGCGGCGCCTTGGCCCCGCCGAGGAGGACGAACCGGAACGAGTCGGGGAAGGGGTCGTCGTCGTACGTGTCGAGGATACGTCGCAGCATCGTCGGGACGAGCGAGGTACAGGTCGCCCCGGTCCGGTGCATCGCCTCGACGGTCCGTTCGGGGTCGAACCCACCCCCCGACCCCTCGACGACGACACTCGTCCCGTAGAGT includes the following:
- a CDS encoding class I adenylate-forming enzyme family protein, encoding MRDWLAHRADATPTAPAVHGVDGTTTTYAALDERVEEVAGRLAGLGVGVDDHVGVVCETGPSFVDLVHATMRVGAVLVPLNARLTVAELTERVDRADLSTLVTDAEAAERAVPAAESNEVPVVSLDEDAGTRDLLGVSPETYDLPALTPNDVQVMLFTSGTTGTPKAVALTATNLAVSAGASAFRLGVLPEDRWYDPLPMYHMGGLAPVYRSVLYGTSVVVEGSGGGFDPERTVEAMHRTGATCTSLVPTMLRRILDTYDDDPFPDSFRFVLLGGAKAPRTLLRDCLERDVPVAPTYGMTETSSQIATATPREAREAVGTVGNPLVFTDVTIVDEDHRPVGTDETGEIVVSGPTVTAGYYGDVASTRESFCTHGFRTGDVGYRDENGRLFVLNRADDRIVTGGENVDPGDVLDVLRNHPMVSDAAVLGLPDEEWGERVAALVVGDVAEDELLEFLDGRLAGFKKPKTVVFTDELPRTASGTVDREAARELLEAAPAHE
- a CDS encoding COX15/CtaA family protein codes for the protein MTFVLVLLGVYTAADGAGLTCAGRWPLCDGAVFGLFPANWPSFVEWFHRLWAMVTGFVVLGTTIRAFRQGVDRKVRYALAGATLVLPSQIVLGALTVTQYELLILLAHFVTAFTILTLLFAAATWAWDPVVDLRSRRETALLLVAVLFPVYVALSPRLVFVYSELVQVGFYAVGMTAYAALVATTLTSTGRVRSLAGGAAALLFAELVVGRQAYGGTGELLMLAGAVLAFVAVVVALVAVRRGSGPAVVRSGRAPSDD
- a CDS encoding NADP-dependent malic enzyme: MGLDEDSLDYHRQEPPGKLEISTTKPTNTQRDLSLAYSPGVAAPCREIRDDPDEAYSYTAKGNMVGVVSNGTAVLGLGDIGAQASKPVMEGKGVLFKRFADIDVFDIELDQDDPDEFIRSVAAMEPTFGGVNLEDIKAPECFQIEEELREQMDIPVFHDDQHGTAIISGAALLNACEITGKDISELDIVFSGAGASALATARFYVSLGADRERITMCDSSGIITQERADAGEVNEYKREFATAREGGDLADAMTDADVFVGLSIGGLVDEAMVQSMADDPIIFAMANPDPEIPYPDAKAARDDTVIMATGRSDYPNQVNNVLGFPFIFRGALDVRATEINEEMKRAAAQALADLARQDVPDAVVKAYGDQPLQFGPEYLIPKPLDPRVLFEVAPAVAQAAVDSGCARKELDVEQYVERLEARLGKSREMMRVVLNKAKSQPKRVVLAEGDDEKMIRAAYQLVEQGIAEPVLIGDREEIWETSQDLGLDFDPEVVDPEEGNLDAYAERLYELRQRKGVTRREADELVQEGNYLGSTMVEMGDADAMLTGLMHHYPSALRPPLQVIGTEEDVDYAAGVYMLTFKNQVVFCADTTVNQAPDEEVLSEVAKQTAKLARRFNVEPRVAMLSYSDFGSVNNPGTAKPRDAAEMLREDPEVDFPVDGEMQADTAVVEEMLTGDYSFNELEEPANVLVFPNLEAGNIAYKLLQRLGGAEAIGPMLVGMDKPVHVLQRGDEVKDIVNLAGVAVVDAQDD